A window of Thermosynechococcus sp. NK55a contains these coding sequences:
- a CDS encoding class I SAM-dependent methyltransferase — translation MILNPHQRTKLDSRSDDLFYAAPRFVTHVDDFFLARLTDLYRQYLQPQMRVLDLMSSWVSHLPPELSFQEVVGHGMNGAELARNPRLDRYFVQNLNEELALPLEDASFNAVLMAVSVQYLQYPEATFTEIARILKPQGVVIVSFSNRMFFEKAIQAWREGNEGDRVQLVQTYINSIPALKVIETHLPRPWSCLGFTDPFYAVVGQKQPV, via the coding sequence ATGATTCTCAATCCCCACCAGCGGACGAAATTGGACAGCCGTAGTGATGACCTCTTTTATGCAGCACCGCGCTTTGTCACCCATGTGGATGATTTCTTTCTGGCCCGCCTTACGGATCTCTACCGTCAATACTTGCAGCCGCAGATGCGAGTCTTGGACCTAATGAGTAGTTGGGTCTCCCATCTGCCGCCAGAGCTATCCTTTCAGGAAGTGGTGGGGCATGGGATGAATGGGGCGGAGCTAGCCCGCAACCCCCGGCTGGATCGTTATTTTGTTCAGAATCTCAATGAAGAGTTGGCCTTACCCCTAGAGGATGCCAGTTTTAATGCCGTGTTGATGGCGGTGTCGGTGCAGTACCTCCAATATCCTGAGGCAACTTTTACGGAAATTGCCCGCATCCTTAAGCCCCAAGGGGTAGTTATTGTCAGCTTCTCGAATCGCATGTTTTTTGAAAAAGCGATTCAGGCGTGGCGTGAGGGTAACGAGGGCGATCGCGTGCAGTTGGTGCAAACCTATATCAACAGCATTCCTGCCCTCAAGGTGATCGAAACGCATCTGCCCCGCCCTTGGTCTTGTCTGGGATTTACCGATCCCTTCTATGCTGTCGTTGGTCAAAAACAACCTGTGTAA
- a CDS encoding proline--tRNA ligase, translated as MRLSQMLFVTLRDDPAEAEIPSHKLLLRAGYIRRIASGIYSYLPLMWRVLQKVSAIVREEMNRSGALECLLPQLQPAELWQESGRWDTYTKAEGIMFSLTDRAERQLGLGPTHEEVITALAKDLIRSYRQLPVHLYQIQTKFRDEIRPRFGLMRGREFIMKDGYSFHADVASLKETYQVMYDTYSRILQRCGLRFRAVEADSGAIGGSGSHEFMVLAAAGEDEVLYTADGQYAANVEKAVSLPPDAVPTTYKKVATLDTPNAATIDALVEQLQCHPTQIVKNVLYRAVFDNGRVGLVLVSIRGDQEVNSVKLHNTLTSLAPNYGATKLLDLRLADANTAQEWAATPIPFGYIGPDLEDAVIKADSQIIPQWIRIADRTVVELKRFITGANRDQQHRVGVNWGKSCPLPAIIADVRKAQAGDRACHDPTQHLETARGIEIGHIFQLGTKYSEAMKATYTNEQGEEVPLVMGCYGIGISRLAQAAVEQHHDAQGIIWPLAIAPYQVIIVVPNIEDAQQMQAATDLYEQLQAAGIEVLLDDRDERAGVKFKDADLIGIPYRLVTGRAIAHGEVELIIRATGAKSTLPLTEVVRYLQKEIAQQLAP; from the coding sequence ATGCGCCTCTCCCAAATGCTCTTTGTTACCCTCCGCGATGATCCAGCGGAAGCAGAAATTCCCAGCCACAAATTATTGCTGCGGGCGGGATATATTCGGCGGATTGCCAGTGGCATCTATAGCTATCTGCCTTTGATGTGGCGAGTGTTGCAAAAAGTGAGTGCAATTGTTCGTGAAGAAATGAACCGCAGTGGCGCCTTGGAATGTTTGCTGCCGCAATTGCAACCTGCTGAACTGTGGCAAGAATCGGGTCGTTGGGACACCTATACCAAAGCCGAAGGGATTATGTTTTCCCTCACCGATCGCGCTGAGCGGCAGTTGGGACTGGGGCCTACCCATGAGGAGGTGATCACTGCCCTCGCCAAGGACTTGATTCGCTCCTATCGTCAGTTGCCCGTGCACCTGTACCAAATTCAAACGAAATTTCGCGATGAGATTCGCCCGCGATTTGGCCTAATGCGGGGACGGGAATTCATTATGAAGGACGGCTACTCCTTCCATGCCGATGTGGCTAGTCTCAAGGAAACCTACCAGGTGATGTACGACACCTATAGTCGTATTCTGCAGCGCTGTGGCCTGAGGTTTCGAGCCGTGGAGGCCGATTCGGGTGCGATTGGCGGATCGGGTTCCCATGAGTTTATGGTACTGGCTGCCGCCGGCGAAGATGAGGTGCTCTATACGGCTGACGGCCAATATGCCGCCAATGTGGAAAAGGCCGTCTCGCTCCCCCCTGACGCAGTGCCGACAACCTACAAAAAGGTGGCGACGCTGGATACCCCCAATGCAGCGACGATTGATGCCCTGGTTGAGCAGTTGCAGTGCCATCCTACGCAAATTGTGAAAAATGTCCTCTATCGAGCAGTCTTCGATAATGGGCGAGTGGGTCTTGTGCTGGTGAGTATTCGCGGCGATCAAGAGGTGAACAGCGTCAAGCTGCACAACACCCTCACTTCCCTTGCGCCCAACTACGGGGCAACAAAACTGCTGGATCTGCGGCTGGCAGATGCCAATACAGCCCAAGAGTGGGCAGCCACCCCCATTCCCTTTGGTTACATTGGCCCTGATTTAGAAGATGCCGTTATTAAGGCCGATTCCCAAATTATTCCCCAGTGGATTCGCATTGCCGATCGCACCGTGGTGGAGTTAAAGCGATTTATTACGGGAGCCAATCGCGATCAACAGCATCGGGTGGGGGTGAACTGGGGCAAATCCTGTCCCTTGCCAGCAATTATTGCCGATGTTCGCAAAGCCCAGGCGGGCGATCGCGCCTGCCATGATCCAACGCAGCACCTAGAAACGGCACGGGGCATTGAAATTGGCCATATTTTCCAGTTGGGCACCAAGTATTCTGAGGCAATGAAGGCCACCTACACCAATGAGCAGGGGGAAGAGGTGCCTCTGGTGATGGGTTGTTACGGCATCGGCATTTCCCGCTTGGCACAGGCGGCGGTGGAGCAGCACCACGACGCCCAAGGGATTATCTGGCCGCTGGCGATCGCCCCCTATCAGGTGATTATTGTTGTGCCCAACATTGAGGATGCGCAGCAAATGCAGGCGGCCACTGATCTTTACGAGCAGCTTCAGGCGGCAGGGATTGAGGTGCTCCTCGACGATCGCGATGAGCGGGCAGGGGTGAAATTCAAAGATGCGGATTTGATTGGCATTCCCTATCGACTGGTGACAGGACGGGCGATCGCCCATGGGGAAGTGGAACTCATCATCCGGGCAACAGGGGCGAAATCCACCCTCCCTTTAACCGAGGTTGTTCGTTATCTTCAAAAGGAGATTGCTCAGCAGTTAGCCCCATGA